The Rhinolophus sinicus isolate RSC01 linkage group LG13, ASM3656204v1, whole genome shotgun sequence sequence AACCAGCACACTTCTTCTAGGGAGTACTATTGCACTATAATAAATACTGAAATCTAATTTTCACTCTTAGACCTAAACTTTTAAGTATATTAGTTAATATTCACAGAggaattttctgaagaaaaatgtttactaaattcCTGTACCTGGAAAAGATCAATACTTgataaactaagaaataaaaatgtcttgttTATAAAGCCAGAGAATAGACCtccttctgtctcattttttttttttttttttaaagagcaaggACATGCTAATTTGAATTCACACCTAGAAAGGGATAGCCTGATTATGCAATTTGCTGTTTCACTTAAACAGATGACTGTAGTTGCCTGAGACATGTACCTGGCTGTTAAAACTCTCCTTTTCCCAATAAAAATGATTCCCACCAGCATGGACCAGTTCATCTGAAACACTGTCCCTCGTGTTCACTTTAATAATTAACTCTGATTTAACAAGTAATCATCTAGATGTTTGTTCTTACATAACAAATATTTGATTGGGAttctagaaaacataaagaagacttttaccattttaacagctttaagataacaaatctttttaaaaaattgttattccTCATGCTTTTTAGCTGTTGACATTCCTACATGTACCTTTACCAAAGGGTAgcagaataatataatgaatccAGTCCTGtgttggggaagagggagaaaagtaTGCccttatttgtatttgtttctgtaaAATCACTGctggaaacagagggaaaatagaAATGCACACAAGTTTGTTTATCTGGCTTCCCTACTTCCCATTTTTTTGTTACCTTATGTTCAAATGTTAGTTCTAATATCAGATACCAGGCAGATGTTTCTTCATCATCAcaggtgaaaataaaatttactggGCATATACTAAGGGCCAGGTCTCAGTTAAGTGctcaacataaaatatataatctattTCTTACAATTAGAGAAGAACTATCATTATCATATTTTActgaaggggaaactgaggcttagaaatgTTGGTTAAATTGCCCCAGGCCATATCCCAAGTAAGTGGCAGAAATTGGATGTAAACCCAGATCTGTCTACTGCAAAGACAGTGCTCTTAGTCATCATCTCAAATACCGACTGTACGTGCAATTTAATAGAGTGTTCTAGTATATGTTGTTTACACGTGGGTTCAGCATTTCACAATGAAGAGACAACATAGAAAAGACAGGAGAGCTGGAGTTAAGATCCTTACATTTGGAATCAAGctgtttttttaagttcttacTTCCATTTATACTGCGTAATAGTGGGTGAGTTGTGTAATTCTTTGACCTTCCGTTTCTTTTGTGCAttgggaagtaaaggagataatgGATGTGGAATGCTTAGTAAATTGTCTACGCTAGTTATCATGAAAATGATGATTAATACTCTACGTTGGTTTACAGTTTACAAAGAGTTGTCTCAGGTGATACTTAGTGATACAACCCTTTGAAGCTCATTcactcttttattcattcatccaacaaatattttttgaatgtctgccaggtgccaggcattgttctgtaGGCTGGAATGATTTAGCAGTGAAaggtcaagaaaaaaattacttgccTTCATGGGGTTTGCATTTTAACGGGGAATATGGATgataatatataagtaaaatattttgtatattagataataataataaatgtaacatttaaCTCTTGTATGGTGAGTGCTATAAGCCAAGCATAGCTCAGGAATTATATCCATATTTTGATCTGTAAACTAGCAACATGTTTTTCCAttatagaatgtttttaaaaatgtaaactagtTATAGTTCAACTACaaacttgtttttcaaattttataatgttttaaaacaaaaaggggatttattttttatttaattgttagTACACATCATCAAAATTCATGAAATCTCTTGTAGCGAAGCCCTAATATTCTATGACATACTAGGTAAAAGCACGGAATAAATGTACATCTCTAATACCTATCAGTATTTATGTACTCATATGTCTGGTAAGTATACTCTGAATAAAGCATTTCAATAattcaaagattatttaaaaataattaattgctgaaaaacattaaataatctTGGCATGTCTTTACCTTTGTAGACTAGGTAGTCGTACTCATGGGTTATGTGTCTCAAATTCAGCACTGGGCCTGGGGAAAAGCTTCAGTGATCTGGCACTTCCATTCTGGCTCTTAGAAGACACAAAGGGATCATGAGAAAGTGTTGTGGTGAACTCAAACATTAGGATTTGTCTGCCaaatctgaatttaaatttattgaaagcTGCAAGAAAGATAAGAATTAGTCTCAGAGTAGTTTATAGCTATTAAATATTGACCAGAAGTTGGTATTCAGCATCATAGGACAGAGGTCTGTAAGCCTGCGTAGAAAAATTCACATCTGCcccttaaaatgttttgaaatttaatcCTAAAAACGTCTTCTAGCTGTTATCTCAGGAAAAGGCaatatacatatgtttttttcctggagGAAGTTATTGAAGAAAcatttaacatttcctttttaaagttattgaAGAAACATTTCTGCTCACTATTTAAAGAAAGTGGTTAAGATCTCAAGCTTCAGTAGCGAACGTAATACTTGTTCCACGATTTATTAGCAATGTAACTTTGAGAAAGATACCATTATAGCTCCAAAATATATGTGGCCTTCTTCCCCCTCTTTCTGCTCGCTGCCACCATCCTGTTCTATACTAGTCGTTCTTCATACAGTGACTGGGGACCTTATTCCAATCGATCGAAATCTGGTTGTTTTATCGTCACACAtcattctcctcttcctcctcctccgccgACACCAGAATGAAGTCCAGACTCCTCACCTTGGCCTTGGTATATGAGACCCTTCATGATCTGATCCAGACTTGCCTCGCTGATCTCAGCTCTGTCTTTCTCACTGAGCTTGAGCTCTCTGACATTTTTTCAATTCCTAAATTCACTAAGCCGATTCCCTACTTGAAACTTTAACACTTCGTTTCCTGTGCTCAGAGCACTCTCTGCCTCACGTTTCACATGGCTGACTCTTTATCCCTCAGGTTTTAGGCTTTCCCTTCCCACCCTAAATAGGTTCTCCTGTTATGCTCATTCATAGCAccatatttttccctttcatgaCACCTGTCACagtttttcactttatatttatttggttAATATCTGAATTCCTCCCTCCTCCAACTATAATCTCCATCTCTTTTTGGTTCACTGCTGTATACCCGGCCCTGTGCATAGTTACTGAGTAGGTACTTAGTAAATAATTGctaatgttgaatgaataaaatatctcTATGGCTTTTCAAAGCCTTAATTTGCTCATCTGAAAAATCTGGATAATaattcttatctgtaaagttactgtgtgaattaaatgagattaaactATGTAGAATATAGCACTGTTCTCGGTAAAGTCCTCAGTTAGTGGTAGAGTCTGCAGCAGCAGTGATCACCAGACACTTACTAAGCCCACTGTATGTGTAAGACACAGCTAATgtttacagaatatatttttaaaagagaatttgttAGACTTTTATTTACCTagtctttgctattttttttttcttttacattattaaCATTGGTCCTCATTATCGGAAATTAAAATGTGGAATTCCAGCAGTGATTCCATGCCTTTTAATGGAACATTCATATGAACTGGCCTCAGCTTTACAATGTCACAATTATCAGAGCCATGCTGTACATTCAGAAGGGTAATTACTTTGGGTCGTAATTTCCTAGACTACCCCCTCTCCACTCTAGCCAGCTGGCATTGAAAAAGAAGCAGTGCTTTTATGTGTGTACACAGTCTGTAAAATCCCATTATCCCCAACTTCCAAACCCCTGTGGCTGCATACTTCCTTTTGAAGCCtcttaaaaaccaaaaataaagaaactttcaAGGCAGTCCTAAAGTTTATTTCTAATCTCATTTCACccaaataatgtaaaaatgagaTAGGGGGTAGGAAGTGGGAGGGGTCCGTAATGTGATTTGCTTACCCCTTCTCCTATAATCCTATGATACTTGTGGGAAAGCCTGGTAAAAGTTTGTGTGGATGGGTAGAAATACTTCTTCAGtgtgcattttgaaataaattttggtttAATTCTGTTTTGATGTTCAAAGAATAGAGCAAGGTTAATTTGGTCATTCTGGTTCTTTTACTTTCATCTGCTCAGAATGTCTATACAATTTAAATAGTAGTTTCCACTGACATCTCATGATCAACAGCCTTTTTAACTGTGATCATCTGTTAGAGTCCTAGGTGCAATGCCCTCCTTCTGCTCTCCTTTTCGGTTTTGTGTCTCTTTCTATCTAAGGGTTTGACCTCCTTTCTGGCCCATCTCCTCATTGCTTCCATTGGGTCCATTGCAATTCTTTACTTTTCACTTCCAACTTCCCATGTAACAGACATTTTATTTAGTATTCTTTCCCCCACCTTGAATTAATTGACAACTGTCCCCTGAGGATGACATTTTCCTTGTTACCTGTTTCATTACTTGTTGTCACTATTTGATGAAACGAGGGGTCGGAGGGGAGGTATGTGGAATATAGGTTAGGGAGTTTCAAAAACATGTTCCCTGCCTCTGAAAAACCACTTTCCTGACTATGATTCTGTCACCATTATTCACAAACCTTTCTTTTGAAGTGCTCGTTTTACATCTACATCACCGAATCCCATCATTTTCTCCCTCCTGGTAATCTCTGGGACATTTCCTCACCTCCCCAGGACCCCTCTTATAAATCTCACCTTCATACCAGCCCTTTCCATCTGTCAGAGTGACTATAGCCCTTGCTGATGACACAGCCTTTTCTTCAGTCGTCTTAGTCACAGCCATGACTTGGACCTCGTGGGCTTCTCAAGTTGTGTTGTTGTTTCCCCCCCACCTCCTGTGAAATATGCTCCCTGTCCTCATTGTAGATTCCTGTCTCTCTAGTGCATCTTATTCCTGTGGTCAACAAACATCCCTCCTGGTATTCACTTCCTTTTTATCTATCTTGATCCTTCACACGACTGACCAAGATCCCTTCACCTTCCAAACTTCTTGAAGAGTAGTGTTAagcattgtttctgttttaccTCCTATTATCCTGTTAACATCCTAGAGGCTTTTGCCTCATTTCTGTGCTGACACTGCTTTCAGTATCTCTGCAGTATCTCTTTTTCGATATTCACCAGTGTCCTCTTCCAAGTCTATATTCCTGACTATATTTTTGACATCCtcctttttcaatatttctatttccttgaTTTCGTATTTTCTTCTCATGATTTTGCCTCCTTTGTGACTCtccccttttgttgttgttgttgttctttttgtttttggactcctcttccctcttctgtccCTACCAAGGGTGGGTGTTACTTTGattcatctctttctctttctctctgctcacTTTCTGTTGATGATCTCGTCCATCCTCTCAACTTTAATCATAACCTATTAAATATAGACTGCTTTCCTTGATACTGAGGATCTGTCCCTAGACCCTCATTTCCAACTTCCTGATAGACATTTCCAGAGGGATAACGTAAAAGTATCTTAAACCTAAGGCAactataatttatcatttaaacGGGGTCACTATGGAAGGTTAAAGAGGACATTATTAATAATTAGCCAGTGTAAAGCCCTATTGTGCATATGGTCATCTATTCAAACCCAATATGTACAAAATACTCTGAAACTTGTTTTTCTAGCATTTTCTACCGTTATTAATTGCCTCACCAACATTCTACTTGCGTGGGCTGAAAATCCTCATCTTCAATTCTTAATCTTTCCTCAGTTTCCAAATCCTAGGAATTCTACCTTTCctatatttattgaattacatcctttttttttttccaaactccaTCCACTGTTCAGACCAGAGGAAATACTGTCTCCGTACTCCCAGATTCTCCTCATCTATCCTTTATGCAATGTTCTTTATGTTTACAAAATGTCCCTAAAGTACAGATTGTTTACACACCTGCCAAAGAATATCATGCAGGCTTCTCATCTTGGAATTCAATAGATTACAAAGCctgacataaaaaacaaacaaacaacaacaacaaccataaGACGTTTTCAGTCTTCCTTCCTTCGTGGACCCTGTATTTTAGCTACACTGTTGACCTTTCCTCAAACACTTCCTAAATCAGTGGTCTTCAACCTCATCAAAATCACCTTtggaattagaaaagaaaaaaaaaatgtttaatgcgCAACCTTAACTTGGGAGATTTAAATTTAGTAGGTCTGGGAGATTTAAATTTAGTGGGTCTGTACTGAGGTCTGGTTATCTTAATAAAAGCCTCCTCAGTGATTCTGACCAAAGCCAGCACTGCGAAACATTGCATGTATTTTCCTATCTTAATGactttatcattttctcttcatGGCCAGTATCTATCTACTTTTCTTACTTCCTCTTTATATACCTTCATATCCTTCAATACCCAGCCCTAATTTTACTTCCTTCATGAGGTCTTCCTTGATCCATCCAAACAGAATTATTTCTTCTATATTGCAGTCATAGTAATCTTTCATTAGATACATGTTTATGCCTTATAACCTATAGACAGCACACTTCTTAAAGGCAAACTTCTGCTCTTTATAATAGAGAAGTCACTCAGTAAAGGTCATTGGCTGTTGAGATCATTTGTAGAGAACTTTGGAGTTCTTAAGAAAGTGATTGATAAGTATGAGTTATTTTTTGCTAATTTAACCCAAGTCTAAAAGCATTAAGTACGGTAGTTTTCATTTCCAAGACTATGCTAAATTAAGATTTGCTAATCATGCTAAGTAGGAGAAaggaattagaattttaaatgctGATACTGTTTTCAGCAACAGATGAGCTAATATTAAATTTAGTGGTGGATTGGATTCTTTAACACTCACACTTAGGTGTTTTAAAGCATGTGGGTCTCTTTGGATTCCTCATGAAAACTGTCATGTTGGCATGTAGCTATAAAATGTGCTTTACTCAGAAACTGTAGTTAGTAAAGCAGTCTTTTACTAGTTCCTTTGGCACAGGGGAATACTTTTAATAAATAGGACTTGCTGAAAGATAGAGTAGTGTTGTTTTTAGTAGGGAATGAGAGCATAAACACAGTGATTTAATGCAGTTATAAGTGGCTGCATCCAAAAACAATTTTTGATTTTGTCAAACATTCAGCAAGGGAgtgatttttccctttgtaaaaaTCCTCCTCAGTTGTATTCTTGTTAAATCTATAAGCTTTATATTCAggattggatttttttccctataatttTCTCTGTTAGTACCTGATCAATGAAAGTTGTGAACATTAAGTTTGGGATATATGCAAATGTATCTGTAATTAATTTAGTGCCCTGTAAGGTGATATGTGTTTTGTTGTTCTATtgaaaggatatatattttttcagcaaAGAATTTGGATTTCATACCAAGCCTAGGCAAAGAATATACTTTTATTCAGTACTTTCTATTTGCTAGTATAAAACATGTTTCTGATTTATCCCAGGTAGGATAATTAAAACACGTGTATtagaaaacacataaaatttcTATGCTCATGAAAGGTATACTCACTGGAAAATACTCAATATAATCTCTTGGCTTTTGGCTTTTTATGAACTCACAGGTTTATAGGGACTTTATGGAAACATCTAGCCCTTTCCCTGACCTCAGGAAGAACTGTAGCTGAACTGCTCAGAACCTCTGGAAGTAAAGTCAAATTTCcctcagaaaatgttttctatatttaatgtTAATCATATTTGTCTGTGCTAAGTTATTCCTAGAAAACTGCTAACCTCGATAACAGGAGTCAAAAGAGAAAGTATTGAGAAACATATGAAGATGgggaatgaataatgaatgaggtTTCATAGGCAGTTGGAGATATTTTTTAATACAGCAGAAGCAGTGATATCTAGCAAACCTCTGGGAACTCATGGCTAACTGTTTTTGAGTGTAATAGTAGTAACTGATATTTTGTTGAACATTGTACAGTCTCCATGCACAtcgtctcatttaatcttcaaaacaaccctgGAAAGGGAGTGATATtaatagccccattttatagataaggaaactaagctAAGAGTaagtggtttgttttttaagtacatACCTAGTAAGTGGTAGATCTGAGATTTCATATTCTCTGATGCCAAATCATAGTACcaaaaagctatttgaaaaaCTATTAGTTTTTCAAAAACCACCTTAAAATGTATCAGTCCTGAGAGCAGTATACAAAAGACTGAAAGTTTCCAAAACCACTCCTAAAGTTTTCTGTCAATGGAGAGATTAAGGAAAATAAGAGGATTCCAAAAGACTGTTAGGAAATTAATTTATGCATTAAACGCTGAACTCCTTGAAGTAAAATGATACACAAGATCAAgatattgctatttttttatttgtagccAACGTTTATTTTTATGCCTAGAAAAATACATGGGGGTGCTTAGGACTAATGTGCCGGGCAATTTGCTACTTTAGTGATAGTAACATAATCCCGAAAAAGCAAGCACGattgttttgtactttttttgtttgttttattcagcaataagaccataatttctcatatttcattaaggaaatatgaaaaatttgtcaaattttaaaagctgaatacATGTAGCGTTGGATCAAGGCACATACAAGACTGGCCAAAGGGCGTACAATGCACTTTGGttttttgttggaaaaaaaaatatggcaacACAAAAGTGATGTGGTTTTTAAACAAGTAATAGCTCATAATTCAGTAGGAAGCTAGAAAGAAATGTTACATTACATGTTCATTATGTAATATAGGGAAAATTGTGACAGTAATGGGCAGTAATCTTGATCATTGTGAAAGTAaattgaacatttatgtacagtgTTAAAACATTTCGCATAAACCAGATCTAAATTTGAtttctagtatttatttattttttaaattctcacttATTTAAAGTACTACTTTCTCAGCATTGTTGAGGGGAAGTTCGTATAGTTACACTAcctttttaatatgtatatggtTTTTTGACATCCTTTATGATAAAAACATCATAAACATGAACAATTATGTCTTTAggattcatttttcaaaaatcaggaTGGCATAGGCAAAACCGAAATGCAATTCTggtatttttgttcattattctATTCAAGTCTaagtttttatgttttcctaaGTACAAATTTCCCCCCTAACTTGGAAACATGCttactttgttgtttttgtgaAGTCCTTTATTCTCAAAGCTTTGTTAACAATGGCTTTTACAGACTTCACTCCTTTTATGCCAGCTGATGTATTCAGTTCAGAAAACACACTTACTTTCTTAAGGATATCTAATTTCCTTAGAGTAAAAATGGAGATATGCAGCAAGTTTGATATTGCCCATTACTTCACATATTTTGATTTATTGAATACCACTGGGataatacaaatttaatatttggaacattatttcataaatattttttgaaatttaatttttctcataagccagttttttgtttttctttttacattttattaataccaAAGTGAAAAATGGCCTGTGCTTATACTACAAGGATCTCATGTGAACTCAGTCCTGATTGTTCAACACAGCAAGAAAATTCACTTTCACAGTCAACAAGTCATCTTACTCAGTAGAACACAAAGTAAATGGTTTATAACTTCAATATTTGCAAGGAAAATACAGTACAAATTactaaaaaatactaaaatatagaATTGTGTTCAGGCATCTCCACTACATGAATCGCAGCAGTAACCTGAAATTTGaaacttttaataaaaagttcttaaatataaattatatggcAAATGTACAGTACATTGCTTTTTTCCAGTCTCTTTTTCCAGTGTTTTGCAGTAGAACAGAGTTCCTACCATCAACTCCCTTAggtttaaaaaaaccaaaacacagtcTGCTGCGAGTCCTCCAGCATCATGAGTGTGAGTGATCTGAGTCTGGAATACCACTGTCTCTGTAGCTCCGGTTACTACTGCTTTCACTGTGATTGTTTTTGTACAGATTCATTCCATTAGGAGGAAATATGGTGTGTATCACAAATTCCTCTTTTGAGATTGGTTCATTGCTTATTGGTAACATCTGAAAAGAAGTCTCCCTGATTTCCAGGATGGAGTTGTCCTTCTTAGTGCCAGCTTCTGCGTAGTCATCCTTTCTCCGCCTGCCTTTGCTGTAAGCACAGTTCCTTGAGAAGAGCGACCCATTCCTATGGACATACCAGCACACTAAAGCAAGAAGGGCAATGGTCACCAGGGCCACAGCCCCACCAATGATGGCAGCCAATGGTAAATTGGAGTTTTTGTAAGGTTCTTTCTCTTGCTCTCGATTAAGGGTGGTTGTGGGGTTGTACATTCGAAGGGGTGCAGTTTCAGTCTCGATACAAACAGGAGTTTCATCAAACAGGTAGAGGTTACTGGTTTCCATGGGAACCATGCAGATTCGGTATGGCGAATCAGGCTCCAGCGCTGTGACCAAGTATTCACTGCGTTCCCCTGTTACGATTGTTTCTGTTATAGATCCAAATGCTGGGCTATGGCCCAGTTTGAGCCAGCTGAGTCTTAAAGCAGTCATAGGTAGGACAAGTTTCCAAGAGATATGAATTGTGTCCGAGGTGACAGATTTCACAgtaattataattgtttttcttgcTGGGCTCCCTGTGGTTCGCTGATCCTTAGTGAGCTTGGGGTTCTTAATGTCTGGTTGTGTGGTCACTGGCATCGACCACTGTCCTTGAGCAGGATATACTGTGTTGGGTACTGCAGTGGTTATTTGAATGGTGCTTACAACTGCACTGTCCTTACAATCAAACAGTTCTGCATTGAGGTCCTTGATAGCCATCCCCCGAACTTTTTCTGGGGCTTGGCACATGAGTCCACGCACATTGACCTTCACAGGTAGTGACTGTAACCAGTCACGTACCCATTTCATCTTGCACCCACAATACCAGGGATTGTTGCGAAGAATCAGTTGGGTTATATTGTCCAAATCATCAAAGATACCCTGAGGTAAATTACTTAGGTTATTATTGGACATATCGAGTCGATACAGCTGCCTTAgataagaaaaagcatttggagGCACCCGATTAATGTGGTTATCTTGAAGATAAAGCTTCCTCAGGTTTGTACCTGGAAGGTTTACTGGTGCAGCAGTCAGGGAATTCCGCACCAGTGACAGTTCTGTTAAGTTGACTAGGTTGAAGAAAACTTTATCACCTAAACCATGGTTGTTCAACAGGTTTCCATCCAAAACCAGGCGTTTTAGGCTAGTGAGACCTTGAAGAGATGGTGATGAAATAGTGGAGATGCGATTATCATCCAAGCGTAGTTCTTCTATAGTCCTGGGCAAACCCCAGGGGATTGTGCTAAGGTGATTACGGGACAGGAACAGCAGTCGGAGATAGTTGCTGTCTCGAAATGCCCCGTCTTCGATGCTAACAGCAGAGACAGAGTTATCATCTAAATGCAATTCTTCCAGATAGGGAATTTTTGAAAGTGAATCGTAAGTGATAGTCCTTATGTTATTTTCTTGCAAATGTAATTCTTTTACATACTTTGGTAGGTTGGTAGGAA is a genomic window containing:
- the FLRT3 gene encoding leucine-rich repeat transmembrane protein FLRT3, translating into MISPAWSIFLIGTKIGLFLQVAPLSVMAKSCPSVCRCDVGFIYCNDRFLTSIPTGIPEDATTLYLQNNQINNAGIPSDLKNLLKVERIYLYHNSLDEFPTNLPKYVKELHLQENNIRTITYDSLSKIPYLEELHLDDNSVSAVSIEDGAFRDSNYLRLLFLSRNHLSTIPWGLPRTIEELRLDDNRISTISSPSLQGLTSLKRLVLDGNLLNNHGLGDKVFFNLVNLTELSLVRNSLTAAPVNLPGTNLRKLYLQDNHINRVPPNAFSYLRQLYRLDMSNNNLSNLPQGIFDDLDNITQLILRNNPWYCGCKMKWVRDWLQSLPVKVNVRGLMCQAPEKVRGMAIKDLNAELFDCKDSAVVSTIQITTAVPNTVYPAQGQWSMPVTTQPDIKNPKLTKDQRTTGSPARKTIIITVKSVTSDTIHISWKLVLPMTALRLSWLKLGHSPAFGSITETIVTGERSEYLVTALEPDSPYRICMVPMETSNLYLFDETPVCIETETAPLRMYNPTTTLNREQEKEPYKNSNLPLAAIIGGAVALVTIALLALVCWYVHRNGSLFSRNCAYSKGRRRKDDYAEAGTKKDNSILEIRETSFQMLPISNEPISKEEFVIHTIFPPNGMNLYKNNHSESSSNRSYRDSGIPDSDHSHS